A genomic stretch from Empedobacter stercoris includes:
- a CDS encoding efflux RND transporter periplasmic adaptor subunit, with protein sequence MKSVKTLLYILIAAGLIGGAVYIIKNNKAKQEEEVAIVNESADEVVVNTVKAKYESLNTDYTSNGTFAPFQEMSFPSEISGRIVRVLVDEGSYVSVGQTLATIKKDAIEVDVTQAQNNLQNAIVDNERYENAYKTGGVTKQQLDHSRLQLKNARAAVSAQNLRVRDTNVKATISGVINKRYIEPGSVVAPGSQMFDIVNVSKLKLQVTVTEAEVVNLKVGQTIKVLASVFPAQEFEGKISFIAPKADASLNFPVEIQVSNNSGLKAGMYGTAIFSTKDDVNAGKNVLVIPANAFVNGISSGQVFVVENNIAKLTKVVIGKTVGTEVEIISGVKEGAEIVTSGQINLKDGTKVKVVK encoded by the coding sequence ATGAAATCAGTAAAAACTTTACTTTATATATTAATTGCTGCTGGCTTGATTGGAGGAGCAGTTTACATCATCAAAAATAACAAAGCGAAGCAAGAAGAAGAGGTTGCGATTGTAAATGAAAGTGCCGATGAGGTGGTGGTGAATACTGTCAAAGCGAAATACGAAAGCTTGAATACAGATTATACATCAAACGGAACATTTGCACCGTTTCAAGAAATGAGTTTCCCGTCTGAAATTTCAGGACGAATTGTGCGTGTTTTGGTTGATGAGGGGAGCTATGTTTCTGTTGGACAAACATTGGCAACAATTAAAAAAGATGCAATTGAAGTTGATGTGACACAAGCACAAAATAATTTACAAAATGCTATAGTGGACAATGAGCGTTACGAAAATGCATACAAAACAGGCGGAGTAACAAAGCAACAATTGGATCACTCGCGTTTACAATTAAAAAATGCGAGAGCAGCTGTTTCTGCTCAAAATTTACGTGTGCGCGATACCAATGTAAAAGCAACAATTTCTGGTGTAATTAATAAACGTTACATCGAACCAGGTTCTGTTGTAGCACCAGGTTCACAAATGTTTGATATTGTAAATGTATCAAAATTAAAATTACAAGTTACAGTTACAGAAGCTGAAGTTGTGAATTTAAAAGTTGGTCAAACAATCAAAGTGTTAGCAAGTGTTTTTCCAGCTCAAGAATTTGAAGGAAAAATTTCTTTTATTGCGCCTAAAGCAGATGCTTCGTTAAATTTTCCAGTAGAAATTCAAGTTTCGAATAATTCGGGATTAAAAGCTGGTATGTATGGAACAGCAATTTTTTCCACAAAAGATGATGTTAATGCAGGGAAAAATGTTTTGGTTATCCCAGCCAATGCTTTTGTAAATGGGATTAGTTCTGGACAAGTTTTTGTCGTTGAAAATAATATCGCAAAACTAACGAAAGTTGTCATTGGAAAAACGGTAGGAACTGAAGTTGAAATTATCAGTGGAGTTAAAGAAGGAGCTGAAATTGTGACAAGTGGTCAGATTAATCTGAAAGATGGAACGAAAGTGAAAGTTGTAAAGTAA
- a CDS encoding TolC family protein, translating into MKRFKLLLSIAIIAVMNTVNAQEIIALKDAIKFALENKADAKRADLAIKKAEFKIDEARAGALPQVSADAAIQYSPILQQMVLSFAGQQMKGEMSRPWVSNIGVNVYQTLFDQRVFTGLKAAKSTREFYQINAELTEEQIIERVANAYYQVFIQEEKLKTIDKSYENTNKVRNVIKSLVENGLAKPIDLDRIVVQLNNISSSRQQLVNAVEINKNALKFYMGYPIDEPIYLKEETISPNLVLLDHQVEVENRTAFKLLSKQKELLGFAKDAERANLYPTVGLAANYGVAGMGDKFLTSKDYFWSDLASIGLSVKVPIFSGGATKAKINQAEIDLLDIEQQMNDTKLGLSLEYQNAKAQIENTLKSVDIQEENVMLAEKVLSNTQNNYQQGLANLTEILDAENALTAARNNYSNALLEYKIAEIALIKAKGDLNTLIQ; encoded by the coding sequence ATGAAGAGGTTCAAATTATTACTTTCCATAGCGATTATAGCAGTAATGAATACCGTAAATGCACAAGAAATTATTGCACTAAAAGATGCTATAAAATTTGCATTAGAAAACAAAGCGGATGCAAAACGAGCAGATTTAGCAATAAAAAAAGCGGAATTCAAAATAGACGAAGCAAGAGCTGGAGCTTTGCCACAAGTGAGTGCTGATGCCGCAATTCAGTATAGTCCAATTTTACAGCAAATGGTTTTGTCCTTTGCGGGGCAACAAATGAAGGGTGAAATGAGTAGGCCTTGGGTTTCGAATATCGGTGTTAATGTATATCAAACATTATTTGATCAGCGTGTTTTTACAGGACTTAAAGCGGCGAAATCTACACGAGAATTTTACCAAATCAATGCAGAGTTAACGGAGGAACAAATTATAGAGCGTGTGGCAAATGCGTATTATCAAGTTTTCATTCAAGAAGAAAAATTAAAAACGATTGATAAAAGTTATGAGAACACGAATAAAGTTCGCAATGTTATTAAAAGTTTGGTGGAAAATGGATTGGCAAAACCAATTGATTTGGATCGAATTGTGGTTCAATTAAATAATATATCCTCTTCACGTCAACAATTGGTAAATGCTGTGGAAATCAACAAAAATGCGTTGAAATTTTATATGGGTTATCCAATCGATGAGCCAATTTATTTGAAAGAAGAAACAATTTCGCCAAATTTAGTTTTATTAGATCATCAGGTTGAAGTCGAAAATAGAACAGCGTTCAAACTTTTATCCAAACAAAAAGAATTATTAGGTTTTGCGAAAGATGCGGAACGTGCAAATCTTTATCCAACCGTTGGTTTAGCAGCTAATTATGGTGTCGCAGGAATGGGTGATAAATTTTTAACGTCTAAAGATTATTTTTGGTCAGATTTAGCTTCAATTGGATTGAGTGTAAAAGTTCCTATTTTTTCTGGTGGAGCTACAAAAGCTAAAATAAATCAAGCAGAAATTGATTTACTCGATATTGAACAACAAATGAATGATACGAAACTGGGGTTGAGTTTAGAATATCAGAATGCTAAAGCTCAAATTGAAAATACGTTAAAAAGTGTTGATATTCAAGAAGAAAATGTAATGTTAGCTGAGAAAGTTTTATCAAATACACAAAATAATTATCAGCAAGGTTTGGCAAATTTGACAGAAATATTAGATGCCGAAAATGCGTTAACAGCTGCTCGAAATAATTATTCAAATGCTTTATTAGAATATAAAATTGCCGAAATAGCTTTAATAAAAGCCAAAGGAGATTTAAACACATTAATTCAATAA
- a CDS encoding TetR/AcrR family transcriptional regulator, which yields MKDDTEELIKETAKRMFFGEGRFHATTQEIADEAKVNRTLINYYFRSRNNLISIIYEEATVVSNEKSRAILDRNRDIKEMIGEFIEDSIATSIKYPYLETYIVTEMNKNKTMCSKLMKDNLDEVVQVFYERLEEEMEKGTIEKMEPIQFLLNMISLINYPFTIRPLLQLDLKLSDDDFKRILSDRKQIILNTLFNKK from the coding sequence ATGAAAGATGATACGGAAGAATTAATCAAAGAAACAGCAAAAAGGATGTTTTTTGGTGAAGGTAGATTTCATGCCACTACACAAGAAATAGCGGATGAAGCGAAGGTGAATCGTACGTTGATCAATTACTATTTTAGATCGCGTAACAATTTGATTAGCATTATTTATGAAGAAGCAACAGTTGTGAGTAATGAAAAATCGCGTGCAATTTTAGATCGAAATCGTGATATAAAAGAGATGATAGGAGAGTTTATCGAAGATTCAATTGCTACATCTATAAAATACCCTTATTTGGAAACCTATATCGTAACCGAAATGAATAAAAATAAGACGATGTGTTCTAAATTAATGAAAGATAATTTGGATGAGGTTGTCCAAGTTTTTTATGAACGATTAGAAGAAGAAATGGAAAAAGGAACAATAGAAAAAATGGAACCAATTCAGTTTTTATTGAATATGATTTCGTTAATTAATTATCCGTTTACAATTCGTCCACTTCTTCAGTTAGACTTGAAATTAAGTGACGATGATTTTAAACGAATTCTTTCGGATCGAAAACAGATTATACTCAATACACTTTTTAATAAGAAATAA
- a CDS encoding YpdA family putative bacillithiol disulfide reductase, translating into MKEQYDLIIVGAGPIGLACAIEAKRNNLSHLILEKGALTNSLYNYPLYMTFFSTAERLEIGDIPFNCIAPKPGRQEALEYYRNIHKYFKFNLNLYEEVLAITKVETSNFEINTSKNNYSAKNVVLATGFYDIPNMMQIEGEDLPKVHHYYKEAHPYSFQNVVVVGANNSSVDAALECYRKGANVTMVIRGDSFTNRLKYWVRPDIENRITEGSIKAYFNSNITSINENQVNIKTPQGDISIENDTVLALTGYHPNFKFLENCGITLSDDELKTPTYNPETMETNVDGLYLAGVVCGGMLTNIWFIENSRIHAQQIVEAILAKNNE; encoded by the coding sequence ATGAAAGAACAATATGATTTGATAATTGTCGGTGCTGGACCTATTGGTTTAGCTTGTGCAATAGAAGCGAAAAGAAACAATCTTTCTCATTTAATTTTAGAAAAAGGAGCCTTAACAAATAGTTTATACAATTATCCTTTGTACATGACTTTTTTTTCGACTGCAGAACGATTAGAAATTGGTGATATCCCATTCAATTGTATTGCACCAAAACCTGGTCGACAAGAAGCGTTGGAATACTACCGAAACATTCATAAGTATTTTAAATTTAATTTAAATCTTTATGAAGAAGTCTTAGCTATCACTAAAGTTGAAACTTCAAATTTTGAAATTAACACCTCAAAAAATAACTATTCTGCAAAAAATGTAGTGCTTGCAACTGGGTTTTATGACATCCCTAATATGATGCAAATAGAAGGCGAAGATTTGCCAAAAGTGCATCATTATTATAAAGAGGCGCATCCGTATTCTTTTCAGAATGTTGTCGTTGTTGGAGCAAATAATTCATCCGTAGATGCCGCTTTAGAATGTTACCGAAAGGGTGCAAATGTAACCATGGTAATTCGAGGAGATAGTTTTACAAATCGTTTAAAATATTGGGTTCGACCTGATATTGAAAATCGTATCACGGAAGGAAGTATCAAAGCATATTTCAACTCGAATATCACCTCTATCAATGAAAATCAGGTTAATATTAAAACACCACAAGGAGATATTTCAATAGAAAATGATACCGTTTTAGCATTAACGGGTTATCATCCTAACTTCAAATTTCTCGAAAATTGTGGAATTACATTAAGTGATGATGAATTAAAAACACCTACATATAATCCCGAAACAATGGAAACTAATGTAGATGGTTTATATTTGGCAGGAGTTGTTTGTGGAGGAATGTTGACGAATATTTGGTTTATCGAAAACTCGCGCATACATGCACAACAAATTGTGGAGGCTATTTTAGCAAAAAATAATGAATAA
- a CDS encoding class I SAM-dependent methyltransferase has translation MKDLFGQAILDYQTNQSPEDLYTETSISELDVMPIDYLFRGYDEMPVLEQKALDLANGKVLDVGCGAGSHSLYLQEKEKEVSAIDISPKAIEACLLRGIQNVKVQNFLELDETEKFDTILFLMNGTGIFQNLVLINVFLDKIKKILNENGQVLIDGTDIIYMFDEDEDGGKWIPSNGNYYGELDFTVHYKGEQEEPIQWLYLDFDTLKNACEYHQLSCTKIKTDGDSYLAKISL, from the coding sequence ATGAAAGACCTTTTCGGACAAGCAATTTTAGATTATCAAACTAATCAATCGCCCGAAGATTTGTATACTGAGACATCTATTTCAGAATTAGATGTTATGCCAATTGATTATCTCTTTCGAGGTTACGATGAGATGCCGGTTTTAGAACAAAAAGCGTTGGATTTAGCGAATGGAAAAGTCCTTGATGTTGGTTGTGGTGCGGGTTCTCATTCACTTTACTTACAAGAAAAAGAGAAAGAAGTTAGTGCAATTGATATTTCTCCCAAAGCAATAGAAGCCTGTTTATTGAGAGGTATCCAAAATGTAAAAGTTCAAAATTTTCTTGAATTAGATGAAACTGAAAAATTTGATACCATTTTATTTTTAATGAACGGAACAGGGATTTTTCAGAACCTTGTATTAATCAATGTATTCTTGGATAAAATAAAAAAAATATTGAACGAAAATGGTCAAGTTTTGATTGATGGAACGGATATTATTTACATGTTTGATGAAGATGAAGATGGCGGAAAATGGATTCCAAGCAATGGAAATTATTATGGCGAGTTAGATTTCACCGTTCATTATAAAGGCGAACAAGAAGAACCTATTCAGTGGTTGTATTTGGATTTTGACACGTTAAAAAATGCATGTGAATATCATCAACTATCTTGTACAAAAATCAAAACTGATGGTGATTCTTATTTAGCAAAAATATCATTATAA
- a CDS encoding cation:proton antiporter domain-containing protein, with protein sequence MEEHLPKLIIDLGLILCVGAVTTLIFKRINQPLVLGYIIAGFLVGPHFEYIPTVAEEHNVEIWAKIGVIFLLFSLGLEFSFKKLLNVGGSASVTAIVEIVCIVTVGYFVGRLMNWSTMDSIFLGGLLASSSTTIIIRAFEELGLKRKKFANVVFGILIVEDIVVILLMVMLSTMAVSQHFDGSDLINSFVKLGFFLAIWFIGGIFIIPTFLRSIKNYLDDETLLIISIGLCLGMVYIADRSGFSIELGAFVMGSILAETIYAEKIELNFQSVKNLFATIFFISIGMMIDPVSMYEHKWSILIVTLLTIFGKLIFTTLGAILSGQPLKQSVQVGMSMAQIGEFAFIVAGLGLSLGVTSDFLFPVAVGVSAITTFTTPYLIKSSDKVYLILEKILPQKFIIGIEKYSTDTQHIQNENKWNKIIKQTFSTIFINGIIIIAITLIIKSYFLLFLMDWFTYFGASLVSLILTFVLCIPFIWAIIGYRPKREIIREFWDESNYNRAPIIAIIFIRLVLVIVAVIFIYNQFLTSTLASIILAIGLLIMMYFLSKYFNQFYNYIQTKFIYNLNEREILSKRIQEKKKKEKFQYTWDNTHISDMIVPQNANFVGVRLGELDWRTKFQINIAYIKRGDRIIQTPNSESVLYPFDKIGIIGTDEYIQRFEKYLDIIGETPSENNDLKNTDNFTLDKVVIPSDFCALEHKTIGWVKDTAKGIVVSIERNGKMIHNPDRNVPIELGDYLTIVADKKNLKNFIQEYHLK encoded by the coding sequence ATGGAAGAACACTTGCCAAAACTCATTATTGATTTAGGATTAATTCTTTGTGTTGGTGCTGTGACAACGCTTATTTTTAAACGCATCAATCAACCACTTGTCTTGGGCTATATTATTGCAGGTTTTTTGGTTGGGCCACATTTCGAATATATTCCTACAGTTGCAGAAGAACATAACGTTGAAATTTGGGCAAAAATTGGTGTGATATTTTTACTTTTTAGTCTTGGACTCGAATTTAGTTTCAAAAAATTACTCAACGTTGGTGGATCAGCTTCCGTCACAGCAATTGTCGAAATTGTATGTATTGTAACTGTTGGTTATTTTGTTGGGCGATTAATGAACTGGTCAACAATGGACAGTATTTTTCTTGGTGGTTTATTAGCAAGTTCTTCTACAACAATTATTATCAGAGCGTTTGAAGAATTAGGTTTGAAACGAAAAAAGTTTGCAAATGTCGTTTTCGGAATTCTGATTGTAGAAGATATTGTTGTCATTTTATTAATGGTTATGCTTTCTACAATGGCCGTTAGCCAACATTTTGACGGAAGCGATTTGATCAATTCTTTTGTTAAATTAGGATTCTTTTTAGCAATATGGTTTATTGGTGGAATTTTTATCATTCCTACCTTTTTACGTTCAATCAAAAATTATTTAGATGACGAAACTTTATTAATTATTTCAATTGGATTATGTCTTGGGATGGTTTATATCGCAGATAGATCAGGTTTTTCGATAGAATTAGGTGCTTTCGTAATGGGATCTATTTTAGCAGAAACTATTTATGCTGAAAAAATCGAACTTAATTTTCAATCCGTAAAAAATCTTTTCGCTACAATATTTTTCATTTCAATCGGAATGATGATCGACCCTGTTTCGATGTACGAACATAAATGGTCAATTTTAATTGTGACATTGTTGACTATTTTCGGAAAATTAATTTTCACTACTTTAGGTGCAATCCTTTCGGGACAACCCTTAAAACAATCTGTTCAAGTAGGGATGAGTATGGCTCAAATTGGAGAGTTTGCCTTTATTGTTGCTGGTTTAGGACTTTCTCTTGGTGTTACAAGTGATTTTCTGTTTCCTGTAGCTGTTGGTGTTTCTGCTATAACAACGTTTACAACTCCATATTTAATCAAATCTTCGGACAAAGTTTATTTAATTTTAGAGAAAATCTTGCCTCAAAAATTTATAATTGGAATTGAAAAATATTCAACAGATACGCAACATATTCAAAATGAAAATAAATGGAATAAAATCATTAAGCAAACGTTCAGTACAATTTTTATCAATGGAATAATTATTATTGCAATTACACTTATTATAAAAAGCTATTTTTTACTCTTTTTAATGGATTGGTTTACGTATTTTGGAGCAAGTTTAGTTAGTCTTATTCTAACTTTTGTATTATGTATTCCTTTTATTTGGGCAATTATTGGCTATCGTCCTAAGAGAGAAATTATACGCGAATTTTGGGATGAATCTAACTATAATCGCGCTCCCATCATTGCAATTATTTTTATTCGATTAGTGTTGGTTATTGTTGCTGTTATTTTTATTTACAATCAATTTTTAACCAGTACACTTGCTTCTATTATTTTAGCAATTGGTTTATTGATTATGATGTATTTTTTGTCAAAATATTTCAATCAATTCTATAATTATATTCAAACAAAATTTATTTATAATTTAAATGAACGAGAAATTTTAAGCAAAAGAATTCAAGAAAAAAAGAAGAAAGAGAAGTTTCAATATACATGGGATAATACACATATTTCGGATATGATTGTTCCACAAAATGCAAACTTTGTTGGTGTTCGATTAGGAGAATTAGATTGGCGAACAAAATTTCAGATTAATATAGCTTATATCAAACGAGGAGATAGAATTATACAAACACCAAATTCTGAATCTGTTTTATATCCTTTTGATAAAATTGGGATTATTGGAACAGATGAATATATTCAACGATTTGAAAAATATTTGGACATTATTGGAGAAACACCTTCAGAAAATAATGATTTAAAAAATACTGATAATTTTACATTGGATAAAGTCGTAATTCCTTCAGATTTTTGTGCATTGGAGCACAAGACAATTGGTTGGGTGAAAGATACTGCAAAAGGAATTGTTGTTTCTATAGAACGAAATGGTAAAATGATTCATAATCCTGATCGAAATGTACCGATTGAACTGGGTGATTATTTGACAATTGTTGCCGATAAGAAAAACTTAAAAAACTTTATTCAGGAGTATCATTTAAAATAA
- the dinB gene encoding DNA polymerase IV, with protein sequence MQRKIIHIDMDAFFASVEQRDFPELRGKCIAVGGNEERGVIATASYEARKYGVGSAMSSVVAKRKCPHLIFVKPRFQVYKEVSNQIREIFLEYTDLVEPLSLDEAFLDVTQNHKNIDIATEIANEIKQKIKQRTNLTASAGVSFNKFLAKIASDYNKPDGLFVITPKMAEGFIEQLPIKKFHGIGKVTAERMRMMGIHTGLDLKKIDLEKLLREFGKSGQYYYNIVRGLDLREVNPTRIRKSSGSETTFNKDLENLEELQVALFPLIEDVWNWSLKTVVYGRTITIKIKYSDFTVSTKSRSASFSIKNKNLFDQICYDLLAEGYSSDKTVRLLGVSISNLENNHKKIGTQLEIPFKEIF encoded by the coding sequence ATGCAGCGTAAGATTATTCACATCGATATGGACGCATTTTTTGCTTCTGTTGAACAGCGAGATTTTCCAGAATTAAGAGGAAAATGCATTGCTGTCGGCGGAAATGAAGAACGTGGAGTTATTGCGACTGCAAGCTACGAAGCCAGAAAATATGGAGTCGGTTCTGCAATGTCTTCTGTGGTTGCAAAACGAAAATGTCCTCATTTAATTTTTGTTAAACCTCGATTTCAAGTTTATAAAGAAGTTTCAAATCAAATTCGTGAAATATTTCTTGAATACACCGATTTGGTTGAACCATTATCATTAGACGAAGCATTTTTGGACGTTACACAAAATCATAAAAACATTGATATTGCAACGGAAATTGCGAATGAAATTAAACAAAAAATCAAACAACGAACAAATCTAACTGCTTCTGCTGGTGTTTCTTTTAATAAATTTTTAGCTAAAATTGCTTCTGATTACAACAAACCTGATGGACTATTTGTGATTACGCCAAAAATGGCTGAAGGTTTTATTGAACAACTTCCGATCAAAAAATTTCATGGAATAGGAAAAGTGACCGCAGAACGAATGCGCATGATGGGAATACATACAGGTTTGGATTTAAAAAAAATTGATTTAGAAAAACTCTTACGAGAATTTGGTAAATCGGGGCAATACTATTATAATATTGTAAGAGGATTAGATTTGAGGGAAGTTAATCCGACCAGAATTCGAAAATCATCAGGCTCTGAAACTACATTTAATAAAGATTTGGAGAATTTAGAGGAGTTACAAGTTGCTTTATTTCCGTTAATAGAAGACGTTTGGAATTGGTCACTAAAAACAGTTGTTTACGGAAGAACAATTACGATAAAAATAAAATACAGTGATTTTACAGTTTCAACTAAAAGTAGATCTGCTTCATTTTCAATAAAAAATAAAAACCTTTTCGATCAAATCTGTTATGATTTATTGGCAGAAGGATATTCATCCGACAAAACTGTTCGGTTATTAGGAGTATCAATTTCTAACCTTGAGAATAACCATAAAAAAATCGGAACTCAACTTGAAATTCCTTTTAAAGAAATTTTCTAA
- a CDS encoding agmatine deiminase family protein, producing the protein MNTIDTTQFPKDLGYRFPAEWEEHEATWLSWPHKEESWPDRIHLIYPAYAEFIAELTKGEKVRINVKDEEMKTFALSFIEKTNADLAQIEFYFNETNDAWCRDHGPAFLLNRNSTDHPKVIVDWGFNAWGGKYPPFDNDDVVPTKIGATFNLPVFHPGIIMEGGAVEFNGKDTLMTSKSCLLNKNRNPTYNQEQIEEFLRNYYGVSQILWVEDGIVGDDTDGHIDDTIRFVNEDTVLAVVETDETDDNYELLQVNLRQLQEMKLADGRPLNIIEIPMPDAVYCEGERLPASYANFYIANKSVIVPTYRCAKDAIALDIIQKCFPNRQVVGIDSTDIIWGLGSFHCLSQQEPKV; encoded by the coding sequence TTGAACACTATAGATACAACTCAATTTCCTAAAGATTTAGGATATCGTTTTCCTGCTGAATGGGAAGAACATGAAGCAACTTGGTTATCTTGGCCGCATAAAGAAGAATCTTGGCCAGATAGAATTCATTTGATTTATCCTGCATATGCTGAATTTATCGCCGAGCTAACAAAAGGTGAAAAAGTTCGTATCAATGTAAAAGATGAGGAAATGAAAACATTTGCTTTGTCTTTTATCGAAAAAACAAATGCAGATTTAGCACAAATTGAATTTTATTTTAACGAAACAAATGATGCATGGTGTCGAGATCATGGCCCTGCTTTCTTGTTGAATAGAAATAGTACAGATCACCCAAAAGTAATTGTAGATTGGGGATTTAATGCTTGGGGAGGAAAATATCCACCATTTGATAATGATGATGTCGTACCTACAAAAATTGGAGCAACTTTCAATCTACCTGTTTTTCATCCAGGAATTATTATGGAAGGTGGAGCGGTTGAGTTTAATGGAAAAGACACATTGATGACATCAAAATCTTGTTTATTAAATAAAAATCGTAACCCAACGTATAATCAAGAACAAATTGAAGAGTTCTTACGTAATTATTACGGAGTTTCGCAAATCCTTTGGGTTGAAGACGGTATTGTTGGTGATGATACAGATGGACATATTGATGATACCATTCGTTTTGTAAACGAAGATACTGTTTTGGCAGTTGTAGAGACAGATGAAACGGATGATAATTACGAATTATTACAAGTAAATCTTCGTCAATTACAAGAAATGAAATTAGCAGATGGTCGTCCTTTAAATATTATCGAAATTCCTATGCCAGATGCTGTTTATTGCGAAGGTGAGCGTTTACCTGCTTCGTATGCAAATTTCTATATTGCAAATAAATCGGTTATTGTACCAACCTATCGTTGTGCAAAGGATGCAATTGCATTAGACATTATTCAGAAATGTTTTCCAAATCGTCAAGTTGTAGGAATTGATTCTACAGATATTATTTGGGGATTAGGATCTTTTCATTGTTTGAGTCAACAAGAACCTAAAGTTTAA
- a CDS encoding subclass B1 metallo-beta-lactamase EBR-5 has translation MKKVFSFVTLIGTFAFGQIKPIQIDSINSHLYVYQTFNSFQGIDYNANGMFLITDKGIILFDVPWQKSQYQTMNDLVLEKYHLPVIAVFVTHSHEDRAGDLSFYNELNIPTYASSFTNSILKKEGKATSKFEIELGKTYRFGKEKFVIEYFGQGHTADNLVVWFPKYKVLNGGCLIKGADAKNLGYIGEANVTEWPKTVQKLVTKHPKINQVIPGHDNWKANGHIENTFKLLEK, from the coding sequence ATGAAAAAAGTATTTTCTTTTGTCACATTGATTGGAACGTTTGCATTTGGTCAAATAAAACCGATTCAAATAGATTCTATTAATTCTCATCTTTACGTTTATCAAACATTTAATTCATTTCAAGGCATTGATTATAATGCGAATGGAATGTTTTTGATCACTGATAAAGGAATTATTTTGTTTGACGTGCCTTGGCAAAAATCTCAGTATCAAACAATGAATGATCTTGTATTAGAGAAATATCATTTACCAGTTATTGCTGTTTTTGTCACACATTCACACGAAGATAGAGCAGGGGATTTAAGCTTTTACAATGAATTAAATATCCCAACATACGCTTCATCTTTCACTAATTCTATTTTAAAAAAGGAAGGAAAAGCAACTTCGAAATTTGAAATAGAATTAGGTAAAACCTATAGATTTGGTAAAGAAAAATTTGTCATCGAATATTTTGGACAAGGTCATACAGCGGATAATCTTGTGGTTTGGTTTCCGAAATATAAGGTTTTGAATGGAGGTTGTTTGATCAAAGGAGCAGATGCAAAAAATTTAGGTTATATTGGTGAAGCTAATGTTACTGAATGGCCAAAAACAGTTCAGAAATTAGTAACGAAACATCCAAAAATTAACCAAGTTATTCCAGGTCATGATAATTGGAAAGCAAATGGGCATATAGAAAATACGTTTAAACTTTTAGAAAAATAA
- a CDS encoding carbon-nitrogen hydrolase, protein MAKVKVGMVQMTCTNNKQENLNKAIEQVKVAAAKGAQIVCLQELFTSLYFCDVEDYDNFDLAETIPGPSTDALSVVAKELGVVIIASLFEKRAQGLYHNTTAILDADGEYLGKYRKMHIPDDPAFYEKFYFTPGDLGYKVFETKFGKIGVLICWDQWYPEAARITALKGAEILFYPTAIGWATDQDEETNVDQYNAWQTIQRSHAVANGVPVISVNRVGFEQDGAMKFWGGSFATNAQGKLLYLASHENEETEVVELDLNESDFFRKHWPFLRDRRIDSYQPITKRFLDED, encoded by the coding sequence ATGGCAAAAGTTAAAGTTGGAATGGTACAAATGACTTGTACTAATAACAAACAAGAAAATTTAAACAAAGCAATCGAACAAGTAAAAGTTGCAGCTGCAAAAGGCGCTCAAATTGTATGTTTGCAAGAATTGTTTACCTCATTATATTTTTGTGATGTCGAAGATTATGATAACTTCGATTTAGCAGAAACGATTCCTGGTCCATCAACAGATGCGTTATCAGTAGTAGCAAAAGAATTAGGCGTGGTAATTATTGCTTCTTTATTCGAGAAACGTGCACAAGGTTTATACCACAACACCACTGCAATTTTAGATGCTGATGGCGAATATTTAGGAAAATACCGCAAAATGCATATTCCAGATGATCCAGCCTTTTATGAAAAATTTTACTTTACTCCAGGTGATTTAGGTTACAAAGTTTTTGAGACTAAATTTGGTAAAATTGGTGTTTTAATTTGTTGGGATCAATGGTATCCAGAAGCAGCTCGTATAACAGCTCTTAAAGGTGCCGAAATTTTATTTTATCCAACAGCAATTGGTTGGGCAACTGATCAGGACGAAGAAACAAACGTAGATCAATACAACGCTTGGCAAACTATTCAGCGTTCACATGCTGTAGCAAATGGTGTTCCTGTTATTTCGGTAAATCGTGTTGGTTTCGAGCAAGATGGTGCAATGAAATTCTGGGGAGGATCTTTCGCTACAAACGCTCAAGGGAAATTGTTGTATTTGGCATCTCATGAAAATGAAGAAACAGAAGTGGTCGAATTAGATTTGAACGAATCTGACTTTTTCCGCAAACATTGGCCTTTTTTAAGAGATCGTCGTATCGATTCATATCAGCCAATTACAAAACGTTTTTTAGACGAAGATTAA